One window from the genome of Epinephelus moara isolate mb chromosome 21, YSFRI_EMoa_1.0, whole genome shotgun sequence encodes:
- the ccr12a gene encoding chemokine (C-C motif) receptor 12a, with protein sequence MSDDDLSQFQLFVDLFNEAINSTDMSYVVSENVQLCANQAVNHFGAKFIPAFYYTNFLLSYLGNGLVLFIIYKYEKLCTVTNIFLLNLVLSNLLFASSLPFWATYHLSEWIFGLAMCKIVSSAYFIGFYSSILFLTLMTFDRYLAVVHAVTAAKSRKKAYAIISSVVVWCISIVASVKELVLKNVGSSPFNGLTCEESGYPESTMERWRLVTYYQQFLLFFLLPLFMVMYCYISITIRILATRMKEKCRAIKLIFIIIFTFFACWTPYNIVILLRAIQISSPSDDDSSCSAIESLDYALYVTRNIAYLYCCISPVFYTFVGKKFQSHFKRLLAKRIPCLKRHMSSSQSTRTTSQRTPYSEY encoded by the coding sequence ATGAGCGACGATGACCTATCTCAATTTCAGCTCTTTGTGGATCTATTCAACGAGGCCATTAACAGCACTGACATGAGCTATGTTGTCAGTGAAAATGTCCAGCTCTGTGCAAACCAGGCTGTCAACCACTTTGGTGCGAAATTTATCCCAGCTTTCTACTATACCAACTTCCTCCTGAGTTACCTTGGCAACGGGCTTGTCCTCTTCATCATCTACAAGTATGAAAAGCTCTGCACGGTGACAAACATCTTCCTCCTGAATTTGGTCCTTTCCAATCTTCTCTTCGCCTCCAGCCTCCCCTTCTGGGCAACGTACCATCTGTCTGAATGGATTTTTGGCTTGGCTATGTGTAAGATAGTCAGCAGTGCCTACTTCATCGGCTTCTACAGCTCCATCCTCTTCCTCACGCTGATGACATTTGACCGATACCTTGCAGTGGTGCATGCAGTGACAGCTGCTAAGAGCAGGAAAAAGGCCTATGCCATCATTTCGTCAGTGGTAGTTTGGTGCATCAGTATTGTGGCAAGTGTAAAAGAGCTGGTTCTGAAAAATGTGGGGAGCAGTCCGTTCAATGGACTGACATGTGAGGAGTCAGGATACCCTGAGAGCACCATGGAGCGCTGGCGTTTGGTCACTTATTACCAGCAATTcctgctcttcttcctcctccctctgttcaTGGTGATGTACTGCTACATCAGCATCACCATCCGCATCCTGGCCACCCGCATGAAGGAGAAGTGTCGTGCCATCAAgctcattttcatcatcatctttaccTTCTTTGCCTGCTGGACGCCCTACAACATTGTCATCCTGCTTCGAGCTATTCAGATCTCCAGCCCCAGTGATGATGATAGCTCATGTTCTGCTATAGAGAGCTTGGACTATGCACTGTATGTAACGCGGAACATAGCCTATCTGTATTGTTGCATCAGTCCTGTGTTTTACACATTCGTGGGAAAGAAGTTCCAGAGCCACTTTAAAAGGCTGTTGGCGAAGAGGATCCCCTGtctgaagagacacatgagCAGCAGCCAGAGCACCAGAACCACATCACAGAGGACACCATACTCTGAGTACTAG